One Rhizoctonia solani chromosome 3, complete sequence genomic region harbors:
- a CDS encoding DEAD/DEAH box helicase, translating into MKYVSRSLGPVTRWFNTTNYVTPPNGHIRIDSRLLQLARGFNLYNRTFMSSAADNPNRNSRPRNPRHRQRNRQAPGSIAQQTADPQRAALAARLAAPKIETPVVSSSAPTPAVATTPTVSRPSSPALKPNFSTIKFEDFAQKGQISKDQLKNIPFEYATEVQAKTLGHILAGKDVLARAKTGTGKTLAFLVPAIETLRRVEQASTLGVASVLVISPTRELAQQIGQEAQMLVKGMPYGVQVIVGGGPKVVGESNRLLKSRMDILVATPGRLVDHIQNFSMRSQLSHIRFLILDEADRLLDQGFRRDLETILQALPDRKIRPRQALLFSATVSEEVKRIGTLALLPGYQYVSTVAENESSTHEHVQQEYIIVEDDTDLMPVVGRLIEERGKVICFLPTARATGLMAEVMDNVLSCPVYSIHSRMSQPRRTKATEDFKLAPTGVLFSSDVTARGIDIPGVTCVIQAGLPASAEQYIHRLGRTARAGNEGHGILVLSKWEQFFLSKKDVLTAGLDKNLTPHADAELINRAGPGSMLDDMRARVKSALVRTDEKTKEQAYIAWIGYYKSSLRDLGWKDVELVHRANDMARDVFLYPGYQASDNPVSTWVPPPILAKTIGMMGLREVRKHNLFNVQSDIRQDSGRRGKGASSARNQGQGPGLGEGEAKPLPESVEFQAPLPENQRAFSSFRGRGGGRGRGRGRGKRQT; encoded by the exons ATGAAATACGTTTCTCGGTCGTTGGGACCAGTTACCCGGTGGTTTAATACTACGAACTATGTAACGCCTCCAAATGGGCACATCAGGATCGATTCTCGATTGCTACAACTTGCTCGTGGATTCAACCTTTACAATCGCACCTTCATGTCATCGGCAGCAGATAACCCAAACAGAAACAGCCGACCTCGGAACCCTCGTCATAGGCAACGTAACCGTCAAGCACCGGGTAGCATTGCCCAGCAAACCGCGGACCCCCAGCGTGCAGCTCTCGCGGCACGTCTAGCGGCGCCCAAGATAGAGACACCCGTTGTCTCTTCTTCGGCGCCAACGCCTGCTGTCGCTACTACTCCAACAGTTTCTCGACCCTCAAGTCCCGCGCTCAAGCCCAACTTTTCTACAATCAAGTTCGAAGACTTTGCTCAAAAAGGCCAAATATCCAAGGATCAATTGAAGAACATTCCATTCGAATACGCAACCGAGGTCCAAGCCAAAACACTGGGTCACATATTGGCAGGAAAAGATGT ACTCGCGCGTGCGAAAACAGGAACCGGGAAGACTCTTGCATTTCTAGTCCCTGCTATCGAGACGCTCAGGCGCGTGGAACAAGCATCGACTTTAGGGGTTGCGAGCGTTCTTGTGATATCTCCGACCCGCGAATTGGCACAACAAATTGGTCAAGAGGCCCAGATGCTCGTAAAGGGAATGCCTTATGGAGTTCAAG TAATCGTTGGGGGCGGCCCAAAAGTCGTTGGAGAATCCAATAGGCTATTAAAGAGTCGGATGGATATACTAGTTGCA ACACCTGGTAGATTAGTAGATCACATCCAGAATTTTTCGATGCGGTCCCAGTTGTCCCACATCCGATTCTTGATCCTTGATGAAGCCGATCGCCTGCTTGACCAAGGTTTTAGACGGGATTTAGAGACCATTCTCCAGGCTTTACCTGATCGGAAAATACGGCCCCG GCAAGCGTTGCTGTTCTCAGCGACTGTATCAGAGGAAGTAAAGAGA ATCGGGACCTTAGCCCTCTTGCCTGGGTACCAGTACGTCAGTACGGTAGCTGAAAACGAATCATCCACGCACGAGCATGTTCAACAAGAGTACATCATAGTGGAAGATGATACCGACTTGATGCCTGTTGTGGGTCGATTAATCGAGGAGCGTGGCAAAGTGATTTGCTTTTTGCCAACGGCTCGAGCTACTGGTTTGATGGCTGAAGTG ATGGACAATGTCCTCAGTTGCCCGGTTTATTCGATTCATTCTAGAATGTCACAACCTAGGCGAACCAAAGCAACGGAAGACTTCAAGTTGGCTCCAACAGGCGTTCTATTCTCCTCTGATGTAACCGCACGAGGCATCGATATTCCGGGGGTTACATGTGTCATTCAGGCCGGCTTGCCCGCGAGCGCCGAACAAT ACATTCATAGATTGGGTCGTACGGCTCGAGCTGGGAACGAAGGACACGGAATACTCGTACTCTCCAAATGGGAACAATTCTTCCTTTCCAAGAAGGATGTGCTCACGGCCGGACTCGACAAGAACCTAACCCCGCATGCTGATGCCGAATTGATTAATCGAGCCGGACCTGGCTCCATGCTAGATGATATGCGAGCGCGGGTAAAATCTGCGCTCGTTAGAACCGACGAAAAGACAAAAGAACAAGCATATATT GCGTGGATAGGATATTATAAGAGCAGCTTACGCGACTTGGGGTGGAAGGATGTGGAGCTTGTTCACCGCGCGAACGACATGGCGCGCGATGTGTTCCTATACCCAGGATACCAAGCTTCGGACAACCCCGTATCGACCTGGGTCCCACCGCCGATCTTGGCCAAGACGATCGGAATGATGGGACTACGAGAGGTGCGCAAGCACAATCTCTTCAACGTTCAATCCGACATCAGGCAAGACAGTGGACGGAGAGGTAAAGGTGCAAGTAGCGCGAGGAACCAGGGACAGGGCCCGGGACTAGGTGAAGGAGAAGCTAAGCCACTTCCCGAGTCTGTTGAATTTCAAGCACCCCTGCCTGAAAATCAACGGGCATTTAGTTCCTTCCGGGGCAGGggcggaggaagaggaaggggCAGGGGGAGAGGGAAAAGGCAAACGTGA
- a CDS encoding G-protein alpha subunit, with amino-acid sequence MAPTAVDYMSSDDPFSQFIKPPANEPSGDQQAERLASELIDAQIAREAEARAEHRRHNPELRLLLLGQAESGKSTLLKQFQMLYAPHTLDAERAAWRGVVFLNIIKALRTICETHDFEYGSNNGTPAVYDPWSDAYTPPASPKGTPGRDNLTTVKLHLAPLLGLEATLAQRIGSGFNLAGRTEFCVRRGWQDNTQFTRPSSGKRKVRSRSGSVDADRGIGNGKAPESELHLDVQTVLADCRSDIQALWAHPSLKVLVQRRRLRLEDASIFFLDELNRITQPGYLPSDDDILRARIRTIGISEWSFQFTYPGKKNLCNWRLFDVGGARSQRAHWAPYFEDATAIVFLAPISAYDQYLEEDARTNRIDDSLQLWTQITSSPILKEVHLVLFLNKCDVLRGKLAAGVKVKKYITSYGDRPNEYAPVSHYFRAHFSQVFKRNNTDSKRELYCHLTSVIDTQATQSIILSVRDGLFRANLKHTGLI; translated from the exons ATGGCACCCACTGCTGTTGACTACATGAGCTCTGACGACCCATTTTCCCAATTTATTAAACCTCCCGCGAATGAAccatctggcgatc AACAGGCAGAACGACTTGCGTCCGAACTCATCGATGCCCAAATCGCACGAGAGGCAGAGGCCCGTGCAGAACATCGTCGTCATAATCCAGAGCTCCGGCTGCTTCTGCTCG GTCAGGCCgaatcaggcaaatccacGTTGCTCAAACAGTTCCAGATGTTGTACGCACCACACACTCTCGATGCAGAGCGTGCAGCATGGCGTGGTGTTGTATTTTTAAACA TTATCAAGGCCTTGCGCACTATTTGCGAGACACACGACTTTGAATATGGATCCAACAACGGTACACCTGCCGTATACGACCCTTGGTCTGATGCCTACACTCCCCCTGCATCACCCAAGGGCACACCAGGCCGCGACAACCTGACAACCGTCAAACTCCATCTCGCTCCCTTGCTCGGCCTCGAAGCTACTCTCGCTCAACGTATCGGCTCGGGGTTCAACCTCGCCGGTCGGACCGAGTTTTGTGTCCGTCGTGGATGGCAGGACAATACCCAATTCACTCGTCCAAGCTCAGGGAAAAGAAAAGTCCGGAGTAGGAGTGGAAGTGTTGACGCGGACAGAGGGATTGGAAATGGGAAAGCACCCGAGAGTGAACTGCATCTGGACGTTCAGACGGTGTTGGCGGATTGTAGGTCAGACATACAGGCGTTGTGGGCTCATCCGAGCTTGAAGGTCCTGGTACAAAGAAGGAGACTTAGATTGGAGGATGCGAGCATATT TTTCCTAGACGAACTCAACCGCATCACTCAACCCGGATACCTTCCCTCTGACGACGACATCCTTCGTGCGCGAATACGAACCATCGGGATCAGTGAATGGTCATTTCAGTTTACGTACCCAGGAAAGAAAAATTTGTGCAATTGGCGT TTGTTCGATGTAGGAGGCGCACGCTCTCAACGCGCCCACTGGGCTCCCTATTTTGAAGATGCAACAGCGATTGTATTTTTGGCTC CTATTAGCGCATACGACCAATACCTCGAAGAGGATGCCCGAACAAACCGCATAGACGACTCGCTCCAGCTCTGGACGCAGATCACGTCTAGTCCGATACTGAAAGAGGTCCACTTGGTATTGTTCTTGAACAAG TGTGACGTATTGAGAGGGAAGCTTGCGGCTGGTGTCAAGGTCAAAAAATA CATCACCTCATACGGCGATAGACCCAACGAATATGCTCCGGTGTCACACTATTTTAGGGCACACTTTAGCCAAGTGTTCAAACGCAACAACACTGATTCAAAACGGGAATTATATTGCCATTTGACGAGCGTGATT GATACCCAAGCTACCCAATCCATCATCCTATCCGTTCGTGACGGCTTGTTCCGTGCCAACCTCAAGCATACTGGCCTCATATAG
- a CDS encoding F-actin capping protein beta subunit, translating to MSEDVLDSMLDLMRRLPPTRVEENVALLCEMCPDYADDLLGSVDQPLQVRHDKVTGKEYLICDYNRDGDSYRSPWSNEYDPPLEEGTQPSVKLRKLEVAANEAFDTYREMYFEGGVSSVFLWDLDDGGFAGVVLLKKTLPAPSPNEPSGSWDSIHVFEANERGRTAHYKLTSTVMLQLKVKSEASGEVDLSGSMTRQQEEDRPLPDPAAHIANTGRMVEEMELKMRNLLQEVYFGKTRDVVFDLRSVESLDKQRKQRELQKELVGLLKR from the exons ATGTCCGAAGATGTCCTTGATTCGATGCTGGACCTCATGCGGAGGCTACCTCCAACGCGT GTCGAGGAGAATGTAGCTCTCCTCTGTGAGATGTGTCCCGACTATGCCGATGACCTCCTGGGTAGCGTTGACCAACCCCTTCAAGTACGGCATGACAAAGTGACGGGTAAAGAGTACCTCATTTGTGACTACAATCGAGATGGAGACTCTTATCG ATCACCATGGTCGAACGAGTACGACCCACCCCTCGAGGAGGGCACGCAACCCTCAGTCAAGCTCCGAAAGCTGGAAGTAGCCGCCAATGAGGCGTTTGATACGTACAGGGAGAT GTATTTTGAGGGTGGTGTATCCTCGGTTTTCTTATGGGACCTAGATGACGGTGGATTTGCCGGAGTTGTCCTTCTCAAGAAAA CCCTGCCCGCCCCATCACCGAATGAACCATCGGGTTCGTGGGATTCTATACACGTTTTTGAAGCCAACGAGCGTGGCCGAACAGCACACTACAAACTTACAAGCACCGTAATGCTTCAGCTCAAAGTCAAGAGTGAAGCATCGGGAGAAGTCGATTTGAGCGGAAGCATGACTCGCCAG CAAGAGGAGGATCGGCCACTACCCGACCCTGCAGCGCACATCGCCAATACAGGGCGCATGGTAGAAGAAATGGAGCTGAAAATGCGTAATTTACTTCAGGAAGTCTATTTCGGCAAGACACGGGACGTTGTATTCGATCTTCGCAGTGTCGAAAGCCTCGACAAGCAGAGGAAGCAGCGCGAGCTTCAGAAGGAGTTGGTTGGGTTGCTAAAACGGTAA
- a CDS encoding THUMP domain-containing protein, with the protein MSKRPSDASQPGHRKKRQMHSKGQIKNYKSSLGGIPSRRVIDGPGIWAMTVKGKEKQATNELYEIIELISDRLWPKPVPTTEAVTEADEEEEEGDEDIEKQLAKELSDINKPKPKDSTDRRIAICPTDTACVIYIATKLPIDPVQVVLQHMEQVTQTGVSGTRALVRLVPASGICAANMPAITLLATELFTKPFGEEIVEPKKYKIELRVRSHKVLTRDEVIKGIAQCVPSDKGHTVDLTNQDTTILVELFKGICTIAVVSDYEKYKRFNVVQIVQEEHKKKGEQAGDESSRVAQAAPVKA; encoded by the exons ATGTCCAAACGCCCCTCAGATGCTAGCCAGCCTGGACACAGGAAAAAGAGACAAATGCATTCAAAGGGACAAATCAAGAACTATAAAT CATCTCTTGGGGGGATTCCTTCGCGCCGAGTCATCGATGGCCCTGGAATATGGGCTATGACAGTCAAAGGGAAAGAAAAGCAAGCGACCAACGAGCTATATGAAATCATTGAATTG ATATCTGATCGACTTTGGCCCAAACCCGTGCCTACGACAGAGGCTGTTACTGAGGctgacgaagaggaagaggaaggtgatgaagaCATCGAGAAGCAGCTAGCTAAGGAGCTGTCAGATATCAACAAACCAAAACCTAAAGATTCCACAGACCGTCGAATAG CAATATGCCCAACCGATACTGCATGCG TCATCTATATCGCGACCAAACTACCGATAGATCCTGTCCAGGTAGTACTTCAGCATATGGAACAAGTAACGCAGACAGGAGTATCAGGAACCAG GGCACTTGTTCGCTTGGTACCAGCATCAGGCATTTGTGCAGCAAATATGCCAGCAATTACCCTACTGGCCACTGAGTTGTTTACCAAGCcatttggagaagaaattGTAGAACCCAAAAAA TACAAAATTGAGTTACGGGTACGAAGCCACAAGGTCCTCACTCGAGACGAAGTCATCAAAGGCATTGCTCAATGCGTACCATCGGACAAAGGCCATACGGTCGATTTGACAAACCAGGATACCACTATTTTGGTAGAACTGTTCAAG GGCATTTGTACCATAGCGGTCGTTTCTGACTATGAAAAGTACAAACGATTCAATGTCGTACAAATAGTGCAGGAAGAGCACAAGAAAAAGGGTGAGCAGGCCGGAGATGAATCCTCGCGGGTAGCACAGGCAGCCCCAGTTAAAGCATAA
- a CDS encoding autophagy-related protein 22 — MRSAQEADVQSLDAQPTKDPETPSHPVLHGFKHVEDIFDIETDPKWQTSKKELWSYYLYYVGNNGLAGFNYGPSQFQNLLYLAGYDRAHPPYTAPCEGDAVCVLPFMGKVRDISSIVLITNGIAFAIQAVLFLVIGAWADYGSWRPNITIAFTVVAIAVAFAWLGVTEPSKWEAGVALYMLGLITYQGALTFWTAAFPGLARSLPEMQESKRALDAGETTLSDHQTLDSLSRNRLSNISFTVCSAGEIALLAVMVGMLKGMHADSSPEANTKAFSALIALAGGFWLVCAIPWFVLERRRPGARMPPGASLLTIGILQTWVALRECWKLKQTFLYLLFYFLMGDVLNTCVTVIGTLQNSLASYSTLQLTYLLIVGIAAQMVGIYVFWLVQKQFKISTKAMLLFNAFWILVLCGWGLVGIWTTRFGFQHLWEIWAYQAFYGVFVCPWYAYSQTMISEVVPKGKEFLFFAMFSVIGKTSSFIGPFVSSAIIDDSNNNNMPFAFLLGLGVFSFLLLVFVDVDKSRTECTEYLAAEARIEGIEDE, encoded by the exons ATGCGGTCCGCACAGGAGGCAGACGTACAGAGTTTGGACGCACAACCGACAAAAGATCCAGAAACGCCATCTCATCCGGTTCTGCACGGCTTCAAGCATGTCGAAGATATCTTCGATATCGAGACCGACCCCAAGTGGCAGACTTCAAAGAAAGAACTCTGGTCTTATTATTTGTATTATGTCGGTAATAATGGACTGGCGGGGTTTAATTATGG GCCTTCGCAG TTCCAAAACCTCTTATACTTGGCGGGTTATGATAGGGCACACCCCCCTTATACGGCACCCTGCGAGGGAGATGCCGTCTGTGTCCTTCCATTCATGGGAAAAGTTCGTGATA TCAGTTCGATTGTGCTTATCACAAATGGGATTGC ATTCGCGATTCAGGCGGTCCTTTTTCTCGTTATTGGAGCATGGGCTGATTATGGATCATGGCGTCCGAATATCACTATCGCTTTCACAGTAGTTGCGATCGCCGTTGCCTTTGCGTGGCTGGGGGTGACTGAACCTTCAAAATGGGAGGCAGGAGTGGCGCTCTATATGCTAGGGT TGATTACCTACCAAGGAGCGTTGACCTTTTGGACCGCGGCATTCCCCGGGCTCGCGCGCTCATTACCTGAAATGCAAGAATCGAAGCGGGCACTGGATGCTGGCGAAACAACACTGAGCGATCATCAAACTCTGGACTCTCTTTCTCGGAATCGACTATCGAATATCTCGTTCACCGTTTGTTCGGCTGGAGAAATCGCATTGCTTGCTGTCATGGTAGGCATGCTAAAGGGAATGCATGCAGATAGTAGTCCGGAAGCCAACACAAAAGCTTTCTCGGCACTCATCGCACTCGCTGGAGGCTTTTGGCTGGTCTGTGCCATCCCTTGGTTTGTCCTTGAGCGGCGAAGACCGGGCGCTAGGATGCCCCCTGGAGCGAGTCTATTGACAATCGGTATACTACAAACTTGGGTTGCATTAAGAGAGTGCTGGAAGCTGAAACAGACTTTTCTTTACTTGTTGTTCTACTTTTTGAT GGGCGATGTTCTGAACACCTGCGTTACCGTCATCGGAACTCTGCAGAACAGCCTGGCATCTTACTCGACCCTACAGCTCACATACTTATTGATTGTGGGTATCGCCGCACAAATGGTTGGGATTTA CGTATTCTGGCTTGTTCAAAAACAATTCAAGATATCCACAAAAGCG ATGCTCCTATTTAATGCATTTTGGATTCTAGTGCTGTGTGGTTGGGGTCTGGTTGGGATCTGGACGACACGTTTTGG TTTCCAACATCTCTGGGAG ATTTGGGCATATCAAGCATTCTATGGCGTATTTGTTTGTCCATGGTATGCATATAGTCAGACGATGATTAGTGAGGTTGTGCCAAAAGGCAAAGAGTTCCTGTTTTTTGCTATGTTCAGCGTT ATCGGCAAAACGTCGTCTTTTATTGGACCTTTCGTATCAAGTGCCATCATTGATGATAGCAACAATAACAATAT GCCGTTCGCATTCCTTCTAGGTTTGGGTGTCTTCTCCTTCTTGCTTTTGGTCTTTGTCGATGTCGACAAATCTCGAACAGAGTGTACAGAGTATCTGGCAGCGGAGGCCAGAATAGAAGGTATAGAAGATGAATGA
- a CDS encoding trehalase — protein MAPKINHPPNAIFFEDHDASAHPPVHAHDSVYYGGKEFHSRARSYSNSVPSDRRMQAAANEAVNRGRRMSHDEKGNAPRRFLIDVDETIRLVLEQEDTDGDFQISVTDSGPKVMSLGTATSNGFKSFDIRGTYMLSNLLQELALARDHGRKRIVLDEARLTENPVDRLSRMIRTSFWNSLTRRIDGDGLEIIVADPKNRTANLKPRIYVPAGEPKMAEYYRKVARDKPHLGLEVEVMPPKCDDPVYVKSLNESPGILALAMREAPDGQGGTTLKGIPFIVPGARFNELYNWDSYFISLGLLVDGQVEMAQGMVEHFIFEIKHYNKILNGSRSYYLCRSQPPFLTDMALQIYNQLDRRNYDANHQWLKRAIQAAIKEYHSVWMSLPRLDPKTGLSRYRPDGLGIPPETEATHFTHILEPYARKHGISILEFSEKYNDGVISEPELDEYFLHDRSVRESGHDTTYRFEKRCANLATIDLNALLYKYEIDIATAIRDVFDDALELEDEFLLSPFPPCPEVFDETGPKEKRLSTKHVQSSDEWFQRALFRKDRIDQYLWNDGKKLYFDYDTVREKQILYESVTAFWAMWAGCASEEQAWKLVSQSITKFEVIGGLVSGTEESRGKISLDRPNRQWDFPYAWPPHQIMAWVGLERYGYLEEAQRLAYRFLYMMTVAFVDFNGVVPEKFDAVKLSHMVDAEYGNQGIDFKMIPREGFGWMNSAYQVGLSFLTQHMRRAVAACTSPEVFFRNEPNAASGAARDYQASTDPLGLAMESLAMS, from the exons ATGGCGCCCAAAATCAATCATCCGCCCAACGCCATCTTCTTTGAAGACCACGATGCGTCGGCTCATCCCCCGGTTCATGCCCACGATTCCGTCTACTATGGCGGAAAGGAGTTCCACAGCCGAGCGCGCAGCTACAGCAAC TCTGTCCCCTCTGACCGTCGGATGCAAGCTGCCGCTAACGAAGCGGTAAACCGAGGTCGAAGGATGTCTCACG ATGAAAAGGGAAATGCCCCCCGACGATTCCTTATCGATGTCGACGAGACCATTCGCCTCGTTCTAGAGCAAGAAGATACTGATGGTGATTTCCAG ATCAGCGTCACAGATTCCGGCCCAAAAGTGATGTCCCTTGGCACGGCGACCAGCAATGGCTTTAAGAGTTTTGATATCCGA GGAACATATATGCTGTCGAATCTTCTCCAAGAGCTTGCACTCGCTCGCGACcacgggaggaagcgcatcGTTCTCGACGAGGCGCGCCTCACCGAAAACCCGGTCGACCGTCTCTCCCGTATGATCCGTACCTCGTTCTGGAACTCCCTTACTCGGCGCATCGACGGCGACGGTCTGGAAATCATTGTTGCTGATCCCAAAAACCGTACGGCCAATCTGAAGCCTCGCATTTACGTTCCTGCTGGTGAGCCCAAGATGGCCGAGTATTACCGCAAGGTAGCCAGGGACAAGCCTCATCTTGGCCTGGAAGTCGAGGTTATGCCACCCAAGTGTGATGACCCTGTGTATGTCAAGAGTCTGAACGAGAGTCCCGGAATTTTAGCTCTTGCTATGCGGGAAGCGCCCGATGGGCAAGGGGGGACAACTCTAAAGGGCATTCCGTTCATTGTGCCTGGGGCACGTTTCAATGAG CTGTACAACTGGGACTCGTACTTTATCTCGCTGGGACTATTGGTTGATGGCCAAGTCGAGATGGCACAAGGAATGGTCGAGCATTTCATATTTGAGATCAAGCATTATAATAAA ATCTTGAACGGAAGCCGTAGCTAC TACCTCTGCCGTTCGCAGCCGCCATTCCTCACCGATATGGCCCTGCAAATTTATAACCAACTCGATCGCCGCAACTATGATGCCAACCACCAATGGCTCAAGCGTGCTATCCAAGCCGCTATCAAAGAGTACCACAGCGTCTGGATGTCTCTTCCTCGTCTCGATCCCAAGACGGGTTTGTCTCGCTATCGTCCTGATGGTCTTGGTATCCCTCCCGAGACGGAAGCTACCCATTTCACTCACATCCTAGAGCCTTATGCACGCAAGCATGGTATCTCCATTCTCGAGTTTAGCGAAAAGTACAACGACGGCGTTATTAGCGAGCCCGAGCTCGACGAGTATTTCCTCCATGATCGCTCCGTCCGTGAATCTGGCCACGATACGACCTACCGCTTTGAAAAACGATGTGCCAATCTCGCAACTATTGATCTCAACGCCTTGTTGTACAAGTATGAGATTGACATTGCGACGGCTATCAGGGATGTGTTTGACGATGCTCTCGAGCTCGAGGACGAGTTCCTTCTTTCGCCATTTCCTCCTTGCCCCGAGGTATTCGATGAGACTGGTCCCAAGGAAAAGAGACTCAGCACTAAACATGTGCAGTCTAGCGATGAGTGGTTCCAACGTGCGCTGTTCCGAAAGGACAGGATCGACCAGTACCTCTGGAACGACGGCAAGAAGCTGTATTTTGACTACGACACTGTTCGCGAGAAGCAGATTCTCTACGAGAGTGTCACCGCCTTCTGGGCGATGTGGGCTGGATGCGCGAGCGAGGAACAGGCCTGGAAACTCGT TTCTCAATCGATTACCAAGTTCGAGGTCATTGGCGGTCTCGTCTCTGGAACTGAGGAATCGAGAGGTAAAATCTCTTTGGACCGCCCCAATCGTCAATGGGATTTCCC ATACGCCTGGCCGCCTCATCAAATCATGGCCTGGGTTGGTTTGGAGCGATACGGCTATCTCGAAGAGGCACAACGTCTTGCCTATCGCTTCCTGTACATGATGACCGTTGCATTTGTCGACTTTAATGGTGTTGTCCCTGAAAAG TTCGACGCCGTGAAACTGTCTCACATGGTTGACGCTGAATACGGTAACCAAGGAATTGACTTCAAGATGATTCCTCGCGAGGGCTTTGGGTGGATGAACT CCGCATACCAAGTAGGACTTTCCTTCCTCACCCAGCACATGCGACGGGCTGTCGCAGCCTGCACAAGCCCCGAAGTGTTCTTCCGCAACGAGCCCAATGCTGCGTCTGGCGCTGCTCGTGACTACCAGGCTTCTACCGATCCTCTTGGTCTGGCGATGGAAAGCCTGGCGATGTCTTAA
- a CDS encoding peptidyl-prolyl cis-trans isomerase, cyclophilin-type protein produces MSVTLHTSLGELKIEVFCEAVPQAAENFLALCASGAYDGCIFHRNIKGFMVQTGDPTGTGKGGQSIWGKPFGDEIRATLKFNARGIVAMANSGPDSNKAQFFITYSKQSHLDAKYTIFGRVIDGADTTLDAMERTPVNEKNRPLHEIKVIGVTIHANPIAAASLNA; encoded by the exons ATG TCTGTCACATTGCACACCTCGCTTGGAGAGCTCAAG ATTGAAGTCTTCTGCGAGGCCGTCCCTCAAGCTGCCGAG AACTTCCTTGCTCTTTGCGCAAGCGGCGCATACGATGGATGTATATTTCACCGAAATATCAAAGGTTTCATGGTTCAGACCGGGGATCCTACTGGAACCGGTAAAGGAGGGCAATCAATTTGG GGCAAACCATTTGGCGACGAAATCCGGGCCACACTCAAATTCAATGCCCGGGGGATTGTTGCGATGGCCAACTCGGGCCCAGACTCGAACAAGGCACAATTCTTCATAACCTATTCTAAACAGTCGCACCTTGACGCCAAGTATACAATCTTTGGAAG GGTAATCGATGGTGCAGACACGACATTGGATGCCATGGAACGAACGCCGGTAAATGAGAAGAATAGGCCGTTGCATGAGATTAAGGTCATCGGG GTCACCATACATGCCAATCCAATTGCCGCAGCTTCGCTCAATGCGTAG